The sequence AAACCAAAGTAGAAGGTCCGTCCCGGGCCTTTCATTCCCACAACAAGGCTCGGGACGAGCCTTCTACTTTCCCCAACTGACTTTCTTTTCCTCCCTTACTCCTCTATCGGCAAATCTACCTCATCCAGAGGTCTTCTCGCGGCTCGTCTCACGGTGAGAATCACCACCCGACTCCCCCTGACGGTGTAGTAAACCCTCAACTGGCTTCGTCGCTTTCGAAACAGCATAACCCGAATCTCGATGGAAAACTTCTCACTCTCCTGAGCCACTGGATGGCGGAGCGGATTTTCTCCCAAATTTTCCACCTCGGCGATCAGATCATCCCGCCATTTCGCCGCCGCATTCGGTGCCCTTTCTTTGATCCAAAGGTAAATCTCTTCAATCTCTGCCAGTGCGCCAAAGGTGTATTCAACGCGATGGTCACTCATAGCTCCCTCAACCGTTGATGAGCCGTCGCCGCATCCAGCGTTTGCCCTCCTTCCATCTCGCTAATCCCCCGGCGGATGGCCTTGAGCGTCCCCAGTTCCTCCAACGCCTCCAAAACTTGCTCATAGGAGCGCCTGCCCAGCAAAACCGCCTCGGCCTTGCCGTTTACCGTCAACACCTCCGGCCTGCCTGTTCTATTCA comes from Phragmitibacter flavus and encodes:
- a CDS encoding type II toxin-antitoxin system RelE/ParE family toxin, giving the protein MSDHRVEYTFGALAEIEEIYLWIKERAPNAAAKWRDDLIAEVENLGENPLRHPVAQESEKFSIEIRVMLFRKRRSQLRVYYTVRGSRVVILTVRRAARRPLDEVDLPIEE
- a CDS encoding type II toxin-antitoxin system Phd/YefM family antitoxin — its product is MQIHVEDIHALTEFQRNAKAHLARVNRTGRPEVLTVNGKAEAVLLGRRSYEQVLEALEELGTLKAIRRGISEMEGGQTLDAATAHQRLREL